The sequence ATCTTCTATACTTCCACCCATCTGTAACCCAATGATTATTTCTATTGTTATTATTAGTGTTTTAATTATCATTATGAGTTTAGAGTTAAAATTGAGTATATTGAAATGCATAAATTTTAGCAATACCATTTTGACAAATGGATACAATCCTGTAAGTTGCATTTAACATACCACAGAGTATTTTTATCAGACCAAAAAATTCCTCATGAGTTTCCCCAGTCATTCTTCCACCTCTACACTGTTCTGTTGTTTTTGACACTAAATTAGTTATATTTGTTCTTCAACTtcatataaagataaaaatacaatACATATTCTTTGTGTCCTGATTCTTTTCACTCACAAATATATATCACTAAATTTTGCATATCTGGAAACAAAAGCCTCCCAGGAACCATTCTACTTATTTTCAAGGGGAAAAGAATGAATTTTATATTCAAGGACTCAATAAACCAATGGTGTCCTCACTAGGGAAAAAAACCAGGTCCCATGTCTCTTTTGATAAGCTTATATCAAACTAATGACATTCTCTATTCTCAAGGAAGAAGGGGGGGCTAGTTTACTTTTCTCCGCCTACTGAAGCATATAGCTCATTCATAAGCAACAGAAACTATAGAATTCTTCCCATTTGCAATGCTAATATCCAATCAAAAGGTCTGATCCAAGTTCCTGTGTTCTTAGGGTATTGTCTGTTTGATTAGACCTCATTCCTCTTTCTAGACAGTGTACGAACAATGCTATTGCGAATTTCCTTGGTTTTGATGCTGTAGACAATGGGGTTGACCATAGGTGGGAAGAAGAGGTATGCATTGGCCATGATAGTCTGCAGGAGTGGAGGTAAATGCTGTCCAAAGCGGTGAAACAAAGAGAGGCTGATCATGGGAACATAGTACACAAGCACAGCACAGATATGTGACACGCATGTGTTGAGTGCCCTCCACCGTCCTGCCCCAGAAGCTATTCCCAGTACTGTGTGAAGAATCAGCATATAAGAAACTACAATGAGCAATGAGTCCAACCCAAATGTGGAGATAACAACAAACAGACCCAGGATGCTATTGGGGCGGGTGTCTGCACAGGGCAATTTGATCAGATCTGAGTGGAGGCAGTAAGAGTGTGTGAGGGTGTTGTGACCACAGAAAGGCAGATCCTTCAGGAGAAAGAGCAGTGGTAACATGAGCATCACACTTCGCAAGGCAATGGTGGCACCCATCCCAGTGATGCGGGGAATTGTCAGGATGGTTGTGTACCGCAGTGGGCTGTAAATGGCCACAAAGCGGTCTACAGACATAGCCAGAAGGACACCTGACTCCATAAGGGTAAAAGAGTGCATGGAAAACATCTGGAGCAGACAACCACCAAAGCTGATATCGTGAATGCCAAAGAGGAAAATGCCTAGCACTGTAGGTATGGTGGAAACACAGACCCCAAGTTCAACAAGGGCCAGCATGGCCAGAAAAAAGTACATGGGCTGATGCAACACAAGGTCAATCCGGATGATGTGTAGAATGATGCCATTTCCTATGAAGATGATGATGTACATCAGGCAGAAAGGGATAGATATCCAGATGTGCTCTGCTTCCAGTCCTGGGATACCAACAAGAGTAAATGTTGCAGGCGTGAATTCAATGGAACCATTGGAAATAACATAGTGAGATTTCACCTGAAGGTATTGGGAAGCACTTGAAGACTGGAAAATATATAGCACTTGTCAGTTCTTGTACATTAAATTCAGAGCTCCGGATAATCATAGTTAAGACATTTTCTTAAAAGGATGAAAAACTTATTTCTTAAAGAAGGAGACATAAAAACCATAGTGTATGGAAGAGAATTCTGATTAGATATGTGGAAGAGTATTCCCACAAGGGCTACATGCCAAACACAGAAGGCAGTAATAAAAATCTCAAGCTGCGACATTTATGGCAGTGAAAGGCAGTGTTAATGAGCACAAAGACGATGATTTCATGTGAAAATTAGGGACTGAAGGACCTGATAACCTTCTGTAGTTTGTATAGGAGTGACTGAGCagcaaaaatgataaaatagtaGTAAAGAACATTCTTGGttctaatattttatatacatgtgATCTTGGGGATGTCACATATCTCAGATCCAGGTGttcaacagaaacacaaaaatagTGATATAAGATGATATATATAAATTGTTTACCATTATATTTAGGCCATGTTACATATTTAATGcactaaataagaaaaataacatatttgaaaaCTGGGATAGTTTCtcctactttttaatatttttcagtgtttttttttttaacttaccagTTCACTCTTTCTCCACCTGCTATCCATGGATGATGGGGAAAGCTTTTCTGTACTTTGCAGGAGTGTCAGTATCTCCTGCTGGAACGTGGAGTCAGAGCTGAGTGTAACACCAAAACCATCAGGGTCTCACAGGCTGAATAAGATCATGGTACTGGTTTTCAGAGCTAGGGTTCTTTATCTGTGAACAAGTTTATTACATTAAAACTCTGCTCAACTGTAGCAGAGCATCAGATTAAGATTAGGGGCCAGAAATGGAATTCAGAATGGGGCTCAGAAATGGCAATGGTGAGTGAGAGTGAATTCTTCCTCTCAAATGGGATGGGGTCCTCGGTTAGGTATAACCAGAGGAGtgctaataaatatttaacaagcaGTTCTCTGAGTGAAAAATGCCCTGATCTGTACCAGTTACCAATTTATTTGGTTAAATACTTCTACTTTAAAGCTACCACCATAATGCCACTGAATGTAGATCTGAGATGTTATAGTCAGTTTTCCCAAAATGGTACAAGCCAGTATCAGCATATCATGAGGCAAACTACAGTTAGCTAATCCTAGATGTCAGATACATACTCATCcagatggaactgagagcaggcACATCCATCCACACACCCCCTTTCTTGCTGTTTCCTTCTAATTGGGCTGAGGGCACAGTTTCTAAGTCTACTTATATGTGCTGAGCTGACTGTCAGGGGAGGCAAGAGGAGACAGGTCCTGAAGGAGCAATGAATCATGACTAATTATTCTCAGAGCCTTCAGCTAGATTCTAGAGAAGGTAAAAGAATGAGTCTCACTGAAAGGCATGCCAAGAAATACACATAAGTGAATGCATATacaaaaaaggggaaaataacacaaatttaatttttaaaaccttaaattaTAATTTCGATGTAGaacaattatttacattttagataTTTTGAATATGGCTTTCTCTTGTCTTTGAACTTTGTTCATTTTGTCACACACATGTCATACAAAATTTTATGTAGTCAACTTAACATAGTTTTATGAcatatacttttcatttttaagaagctATTCTATACACAAAGTCAAAAATACAGTAATAATGGAAGAAATAGAACAGTAAATATAGAAAATGATATAGgaagataataataaaagagaaatagaaacagtaatAGTGAAAAAGAGCAATAGAAGAcaaagacaagagagagagagagagagagagagagagagagagaagaaataaaactttaactTCATTTGGAGTTTGTTTTGAGGACTTGGGTGATTAGGggttttatttaattattctcaaatatgtaaataatttatttaatgttatgTATTAATTGGTGGTCTGTTCTTCAACCATTTTGAAGGCTGCATATTCTACTAGTATTTtgagttttatataaataaaatatacttattgaCTGTGTAGTCTGCTCTTTGATCTGCATATCTGTTTTGTCATACCTCATTGATGTAATTATTCtgtttttattgtatataaattcaCATCTAATTGGttgttatgtttttaaattcCTGCTAATTAACAGAATAGTGGGCTGATCAcattgtaaataataaaaatgttgaatcactatattgCATACCTGAAATAAAGGTAGCCAATGTAAGATTGCATATCAATTAtacttaactaaaaataaattttaagaagtgGAAAAATTCTTGctaatatttgcatatttattctttcaaataaaCATTAACAACCAGCTTTCCAGTGCATAAAATTACAACCAGCATGTATAAAAACAGAGCAAAGTACTAAATATCTAtactattaaaagggtaatatgctaattagactggacgtcttccagacatccttccggatgtccttccagaaaaagccatggtggcaggggctgaggcagaggtggttaagggaaatcaggcaggcagagtgtttaggggtgatcaagtaGGAAGACCAgcacttaggggtgatcaggtaggcaggccagcggttagcggcaatcaggtaggcagacagccccttgcagggctggccccacccccaagcaagtggttaggggcgatcaggcaggcaggcagagtggttaggggtaggCAGTCAGGTAGGGtaatgttgaatttatagattgtaataaaagactaatataatatttataatataataaaagactaatatgcaaattgtccccatgggtggGAGTTCAACTGACTGGTAGTTAGAtgtgcgctggccaccagggggcggcatggaacatggtgggtattGGCGAtgtggcgctggcagcgggtggcttTGGAGGCAGtgccggccctgatggacccagatgagagcaggaccatggcgggatggtggagcaggtgattgGGTGGTGCCAgtccaaggcaggtgtgagcagggggccccaatcgccctgctggtcactccagagatcagccctgattgctggccaggcctagggaccctacctgtgcacaaatttcatgcaccaggcctctggttattattataataaacaatatgtaatgtaCATTTCCCACATTTATTTTCagcacatatatatattttttaccattTTGAATGAGgtcattttctatttaattttttcattagtAATTACTGCTATAGAACATTATTGAATTTTCCTCAAGCTTTATTCAGGTATAACAGATaatcaaaaaatgtatatatttaatatgtaaaacCTGATGACCCACTTTaggtatacattgtgaaatattCACCTAcacccatggtcagcaaactgcggcttgtgagccacatgcagctctttggccccttgagtgtggctcttcctaagccttaggagtaccctaattaagttaataacaatgtacctacctatatagtttaagtttaaaaaatttggctctcaaaagaaatttcaatcgttgtactgttgatatttggctctgttgactaatgagtttgccgaccactgacctacacCATGCTAATCAACATATTCATCACTTCATTGCTGTAcaagtttcctttttctcttcttctttaatTGTAGCTAAAATACCCAAGATTTGCCCCCTCGGCAAATTTCATGTACATAATATAGTATAAACATagatttttaagttgtttttataGAACTCTGTTGACTTTCCTATgctttatagattaaaaaatcacaccacctgaaaaataaataaataacaattaataaacaaaattcaGATTAGTCTCTTTTCTTGTTCCCTGTAGTTCTCTGTTATATATTAGGTAAAAGACTCAATTATAACACAGTATTCTGCTGTAGTTTTGACACTGGTTATCCTGGTCTTGTTTACTCGCTTTACACTTTTGGATACCTTTTCTTAACATTCTGTGCTTTTATGTCAGAGCTTCATGATATACAAGGCCACTTAGGGCAGGGGAATAACCATGAGGAGGCAGATTTAGActtttcagtgatggcgaaccttttgagctcggcgtgtcagcattttgaaaaaccctaacttaactctggtgccgtgtcacaatatataaattttttgatatttgcaaccatagtaaaacaaagacttatatttttgatatttattttatgtatttaaatgccatttaacaaagaaaaatcaaccaaaaaatgagttcacgtgtcgcctctgacacgcatgtcataggttcgccatcactggactaggtaGTGCCTCTAAATCTGTCTCTGGGGAAAAGCTACAGTTCAAATACTGAGATAATATATCCTGTGGATCTCTGAGTTCCAAAGTCTGATGACAAATTATCAGTCTCTCCTTCATATAAAGAACTCTTctcacttcatttaaaaaaaaaattatttttagagccaaagaggaaaggaagagagagagagagagagagagagagagagagagagagagagagagagagagatttattgttccatttgcttatgcattcattggttgattcttatatgtgtgccctgattggggatcaaaccagcaactttggAGTATGGGGACTATGCTCTACctaactgagctgcctggccggGGCTCTTCTCACTTTATTTAGCCAACTCACAGCacccttgttttaaaaatatatattctctctGAAAGAGGATGTCAGTTGTCCTAAGCCCCTTCAGAACTCCTCATCTCCATTCTGTGTGGCACTCTGTCTCCCGTAGCCATTGTTAACTAGCTGAAGATTTAATAGTCAAGGAACAGTAGGACAAAAAAGCCTCCTTCAAAAATTCCTGGGCCAGAGCTCAGTGATACTGCATTTGGCATAGACAGTGATTTTCTAACTCTGTTCAGCATCTACAAATTCCTGGCGCCTCAACCTGAAGATTTCTTTAACATTAAGGCTGTAAATTTAATCATATTTTGTTCCTCTATCATACATTCTGAATATGAAGTTGGCATTTCTTAGTTTCCCATTGCCAAATGGGAGCATAGAAATGTCTCTAGGCCACTTAATTGTCAATTCTGTTATCATGCTCTAATCTATTGATTCATTCCTCGAATAATTTGCCCTTGAATcagaaacttcttttttttaaaaatatatttttattgtttttgagaggaagggaaagggagagagagacagaaatatcaatgatgagagggaattattgattggctgcctcctgtacactccaactgggaatccagcccgcaacctgacctggaatagaacagtgacctgctggttcctaggacaatgctcaactactgagccatgcctgctgggccagAAACTTCTTACCTGCTGCAACTTCTATCAACATTTTATGTGACTTCAGTATCTAGGATGGTGACCCATTCCAATAATTTTTCTGAGGATTATTGGAAGCAGGCCTAGGTTGTTTGGTGGACTGGGTTCTTTAATGtatttattcagaaaaattatcatcattatcaaaacaaaaaatacataataagCAAATATTGAATACATCATATGACACATTTCATTTAATTATCAAACCAATGAGGAGGGTactaaaataaatccattttacCAGTTGATAACCAAAATacagtgtccccaaaaatgtatatacacactttgaataattataaaagcagtgtttattaaaatatatttcattttccaaattgaGCTCTccactgttaaagtgtgtatacatatttttgagTCACCCTGCAGTTAACATAGAATGCCAAATTCATACAGTTAGTATGTGACAGACAAACCAGAACTTCTAATATCAAAGTTTTTTAACCCCTAAAATATACTTCcttgttgaaataaaaatgaatagaatatatatttaggCCAAGGTAATTGTTCAGCACTCCAAGGGTCAAGGAAATAACCTTTTCATTTCTTACACTGAATC is a genomic window of Myotis daubentonii chromosome 9, mMyoDau2.1, whole genome shotgun sequence containing:
- the LOC132241671 gene encoding olfactory receptor 51G2-like gives rise to the protein MDSRWRKSELSSSASQYLQVKSHYVISNGSIEFTPATFTLVGIPGLEAEHIWISIPFCLMYIIIFIGNGIILHIIRIDLVLHQPMYFFLAMLALVELGVCVSTIPTVLGIFLFGIHDISFGGCLLQMFSMHSFTLMESGVLLAMSVDRFVAIYSPLRYTTILTIPRITGMGATIALRSVMLMLPLLFLLKDLPFCGHNTLTHSYCLHSDLIKLPCADTRPNSILGLFVVISTFGLDSLLIVVSYMLILHTVLGIASGAGRWRALNTCVSHICAVLVYYVPMISLSLFHRFGQHLPPLLQTIMANAYLFFPPMVNPIVYSIKTKEIRNSIVRTLSRKRNEV